tctcataCCCCTTTTCAAATACCCGTATACCAATTACTTTTGTCTTGAATCACCTGTTATACCATTTCGGCGATGTTATCACTGATGTTTCGGATGTTATGCTCATATGATACCTATCCTGTATGCTCATTTGTGTCTGTTTTGTTGCCTTGATTTTCCAAGCCCAGATTCAGGTTTCGGTTTCGGAGTTGATATATCAAATGGTCTCGTTTCATTCTGTTTCGTTTCAATGGTAGAGATAGAGGTTCCAACAGTAGAGGGATAGCAGACATGTCATGTCACTTGGTCTTCTCATATGCTATATTGCAGTATATACTAGCGCCGGAGTCGTTTTTTGTTGCATTAGCGTCAAACTAGCTAGTCAGGTATTCGCATTCGTATGTATGAAACTGTTAGTCAGAACGTGGCCATCTACAGAGTACGTACATTACTTGGGAGTACTTCGTAGATCAAGCGAGATCCACAGTGATCGGGATCGGAATCGGAATCGAGTTCAAGATGCATATAGATGCAGGATTATTTGCACGAGATAAAGTTTGGATTTTGCTTTTTATGGCCCCGTTTTAATATACTTGTGCAAGTACGTCGACTCTCATGTAATCTGATATGACATCAATGTAAACTCTGTACTCCAGTGTAAGCTGGTTGGTCATAATGGAACGTTCTTGCATGAATTAGACATAAAACCAGCATGATGGTATCGCCGGTTGCACAGAAAGTGTCTACTATTCCTTCCGCGGTCATACACCTGCCATTGTGAGACTTGCAATTGTATGTGAAGATGCAGAAAACGCAATTCTTTTCTGAGACATAAGCCTGAGAGGGCCAATAGAAGTATCGTACACATATATACACTTTTATCAAGACACCAACCGCGGTAAGTACACCTTAGTATTCTCATATACCAGAAACGTCACCCACGTACTCGGCAACACCCGAAACAGATTCGGCCCCAAGCCCTTGTAGAATCCCGCCAGACCCTCTCGCGCCCAGATCTGCGCAATCGCATCCCTCGCGCCCCGATACACGAGATGGGCGTCGTAGGTCTGTAGCCGAGATCGCAGGACCTGGTACGGATATGTCACGCATCCGGCGAACGTTTTGGACAGACCGGAAATAACGAAGAAGTCGATATTTCCAAGTGTGCGCCTGTGGTCTGGGTTTTTAGCGGCGTGGTTGTCGGAGGAGGATAAATAGGTGGGTCTTGTGGTCATCTTGGAGCGGTAGATTTTCAACTGCTCATACGCCATGAATTGTAGAGCGCCATGGCTGACACCGAAAAGTGCTGGGAGAAGTCCCCGGTAGAAGCCGGGGACGCCTTCGGTCTGGAGAATCTGCTTCACGCCAGTCGCAACGGAGGAGTATGCGCCAGGTGCTCGCGAGCCCGTGGATAGCATGCGAGTTTTGATTACCCAGATGGGATTGGTCAGAATAGCAGTGAGCAGACCTAGGTTATTGCAATTCGAATTAGTCCGCTGTTCTTTCTAACCCGTTTTCAGTCCGCATTTCAATTCATACCTGCCGTTCCCGACGCCGCAAAGTAGTCTGACGAAGTGAGATCCTGCCCATCGTATGCGTGAAACGTCCGTGCAACTTCCTTGGCTTTCCCATAGCACAAAAAATAAAGCGCCCAGCTGGTAGAGTTCCCGATGATGTTGGGACTCAATCCCCGATAGAACGCAGCGACGCCACCCTCATGGCGAGAGATGTCACGGATGACTCGGAATGATCCACCAATTCGCGAAGATGACGATCGATCAACTAAAGACATTGGGAGAGATATGTTAGCTTAATACCTCCCCGCATATAGGCCAGTCCTTACCCTGCAGTCGGGTCTTGACCAAATCCAATGGGTGCAGACAAAGTGTAGAAACTATTCCTGCTGTGAATCCCGCTACAGTCTCCACAAAGGATGGCGATAGACCATCTTGACCGGTCATGGACCTTTCGAGTCCAGTGCGGGTTGGTCTGGTTCTAGTAGGGTTGATGATGTGTGGATTTAGGGACGTTGAAGTCATGAACAGAAATGATTTTGTTGGTCCGGGCGATTTAGTTTGCGGGCCGAAATATCTACTCCGAAGCCGAGGTCATGCTTGAACAATGCATGGAAGAGTCACTTTATAAGTATATTCAAGTGTATACTGAAATGTAAATCGAAAAGCTTCAGTATCTACGATTATTCGCCTGGCCGGATTATTGTACCTGGTATGCGAGAACCCTCGCAAAGCGCACTGTCGCTTGAAACGCTACCAACGCACAGAATGAATAAAGTGTCATGAAAATGTCTTTCATTAACCAGTACAAAACATGCCCGAACCAGAATATTGCATAAAAAATACATATATGCCAATGTAATTCCCAGACACCGACACTATAAAGCCATAAAGACAACCGAGTCCCCAGCGATCTCCGCATAGTCACAACATGATATTCCAGATGTTCTGTATAAagtagagagaagaggaggtgTTTCGAACGCCATTTATTCATACACGGATCTCATAAACGTCTATGCTCCCGGAACTGATCTAAGCAAGCGGCGAGAACAACCTATCGCGGGGTTAGTTGGTTCGAAGGTCGGTCGATCGAGAAGAGAGGGATAGTACTTGAAGAGAGTTGGTCTCGGTTCACTGTAGGTGTAGCCTGATTCATTTGGTAAGTATCCGTCTCTGACTTCTTATACATGAAATGAAGAATATACCAAGGTAGACGATCAAAGGGAGGTAACCACTGCGCAATATACCGTCAGTACTGCCGATTCTCAAAACCCGGCTTTCTTCTTGAATATAGCTCACTAGTGAATAGCGACCCGCGAGACATCAATGACCTTGGAGATGCGCTCCTGGAAGGCAAGTTAGCAATCTGAGCGAATCGAGTCGGCGGAGCGCGGCAGTTTGACCTTGGTCTCTTCGGAGAATTGGAACATCTTGAAAGTAAATCTGACGTGAAATAACCTTTATGAACTTATGtcagaggagaagaaaatgTCGCGAGGAAAGGCAAGAGTGTGCGGAAAGATGGTGGAGCGGAGGAATACTTTCCTGTCAAGCTTCAAAAGTTTTCCGCCAGGCAAAAAGCGGCCGCCGATAAaggttgttcctcttcatGCGACCACCCCAAGCTTTGTATTTTCCAATACTATCGACTTCTACACACCTTTGCGCGTCTAAATACCTTCTTCTTTGATACTTTTGTTACTGAACTGAACTGCGTCCTATTCTTGCGATACAATTGCCCAAAGATTTGTCCCTTTTTTCTGAACCATCGGCGTCATGTCCGGCGCAAGACATTGGTATGGCCCTTCTTAAATGTGCAGACACACATGAAACACTAACAACTTTATAGGGAGCAAGATAAGGAAGCAACCGTCTATATCGGTAACCTCGATGAGCGAATCTCAGATAGCCTAGTATGGGAGTTGATGTTGCAGGCCGGGCGCATCGTGAACGTCCACCTACCCAAAGACCGAGTCACCCAGTCGCACCAAGGATATGGTTTCGTCGAGTTTATCAGTGAGGAAGATGCGGAATATGCGTCGCGAATAATGAATGGCATCCGTTTATACGGAAAACCCATACGTGTGAACAAGGCGTCCGCCGATAAGCAAAAGGCCGTGGAGATCGGGGCAGAGCTCTTCGTTGGAAATCTGGACCCCATGGTTACAGAGCAGGTTCTCTATGATACATTTGGCCGTTTTGGAAGCTTGACCAGTCTGCCGAAGGTACGTTCTAACGGCTTCAGTTCTTGTTTTAGAACGGTTGCTAATTGCTGCTAGATTGCGCGAGACGACAACAATCTGTCGAAGGGCTATGGATTTGTCTCGTTTGGTGAATTCGAGTCTTCGGATGCGGCGATCGCGAACATGAACGGACAATATCTCATGAACAAACAAGTCTCCGTACAGTACGCGTacaagaaggatgggaagggCGAGAGACACGGTGACGAAGCCGAGCGAACGTTGGCCGCACAGGCTCGCAAGCACAATGTTCGCCCGTCAACTCAACAAATACCGCCCCCATTTCCAGCCCCGACACCACCCGTCATGCCGACAGTAATGGCAAATGGCGATGCTTCCCGGCCGATGAACACAGCACCCCCCGTGGCACCTGCAAACGCTGGTTTCCACAATGTTCCCCCTCCCCAGGCAAGTCGACCTGTACCTCCTCCGACTTCTCTGGCAACACTGCCTCCGGGATTGCCTGCGCGACCTCCTCCTTCACAGGCTGGCTATGGAGGACCACCACAAGGGTTTATTCCTCCAGGTTTTGCCGGCCCTGGTCAACAACCATCATTCCCACCGCAAGCAGCACCGCCCCCGGGCTTTACGCCTCCGGGTTTCGGTCCTCCGGCAGGAAACCCCGGCCCCCCGCCTCCGCTGCCACAGGGATTCCAACCAGCTGGATTCGGCAGGGGGCGGTGATTAGCATTCAGGGTTGCACCAGAAGATCACTCATAGGTACGATGATCTGATGTGATATAACGATCCGAAGAGACCAAAGTTTATCGCTGCTGCATACACCAAAACCCGAAACCAGCCACTCCGCTTGTCTAGTGGGCAACAGCTTTGCTAGTTATAATTCGTTGAATAATGCATGTCGCGACGGGTCTTCTTATATGGGAATTTGAATAGCTGATCTAAGTAGTAAATCCCCTTTCGCGTAATGGTCAATAATACTAGTTTGAATCGGATAACTTCGAATAATTCATTCAACCTCAAAGATACAGGAGAGCGAATGCGCGTAATGGCTTAGAATAATAGTTGccaaaaggaaaggaaaaggcgGATGCGCAAGCTAAACGAAATGAAAGAATGAAAGACTACAGAGCAACTATAGTTGCGCCAAAGAGAGAATGATTATGAAAACGAAACGAACTTCGGATCCCGGGGCCGGCCATCAGGACCGATGTTGTGTTTGGCGAATCGCTGCTGGGTATATATCCGACGGGCTTCATCGAAGTCAACTTTCTGGCTTTTCATGATCCTTTTGACTTCGAGCTTTCCGGCCTCGTCTAGTCCCGCTCTCAGGTCGCCGTCTGCAACATTGGCTGTGATGTCGAACTGTGACGATGAAAGGCCGGCTTCTAGATCGCCAGTGAAGCTGGAGGGAAGGCGCTGGTAGATGTAATCGGGGACTGGGAGTAGCGGTAGCCATCGAGACCGAGTGAGGTAAAGCGCTAGATTGACATTGTCTGATTAGCACTAGTTTGGAGAATTTGCATGCTGACTAGAGAAGATCACACCTGTACCACAGACGATGACgcagaaagaaaggaaataaAGGAAATAACCCATGGCGACTGGACTGGATTGTATTCCAAAGACTGGATCGAACGAATGACGATGGAATACCAGTTCCTCTTGTTCTTATCCCACTTTCCGGTTAGAGCGGAAGTCGGCGGCGCAAAGTAGACTCAAAGTGAGAAGAAATGTTTGGGATTATTATTTTCTGCTGGAGAACACGTTCTCAAAGACAGGAGTTGGGCAATAATAAATCGCTGGACTGGCAGGAGTCTGCCCCGGCCAGATGCATGAGGCGCATTCAGACTAGTGAAGTGGTACGTACTGATATGTCAAAGAGAGAGGCTGCGCAAGACATGATATCAGGCTGCCTGCATGACTGCCTTGTTCTATGGCCTGACAGACAAGGCAACGATACCCGCTGGTCTATTCCCTAAATGGCCTGCTTAGCGAGACTTGTGGCCTCTCGAACCGCAATTCTTGGCGTTGGCACACAACAATTACGACCAATTCCAGTATATCAGATTTGCGACGACTTCGACCAGTTCACTCTCTATATCCCCCTACCAGCTCAAATCACAGACCTCCACAATGGCCGCCGTCACCAACGTCTCCAACGACCTCGTCTGGTTGCTCACCCGTATGTCCCATATCTACGCAAACCCTCAAAACCCGGCGAATTTCAGAAATCCAAAAATACCGATTTCTACAAAACGACAATCCACTGCAAATGCTATTTTTTTGCCGGGTGCCATTTAAGTCGTTGAGCGATGGCTAATTCCGATTTTCTTGCTTTGAATAGGCAACAGCAACTCCTTCCTCGTCAAGGGCCGTGGCGCTGATAGACCCCAACTCTCCCGTGACCCTCTGAACCTACAGAACCAGCACTCTTACAAGGTATGAAGGAGGGAATGTACAGGCGACCTCTCAGGGAGCCTGTTAGTCTGGTCGCATTTGTCTGGATGATGGATGGCTGATTTTGGCTTTTCAATATAGTACGCTGGTTACGCCAACTCCAAGGTAATTCTCGAAACTCAGCGGCTTGCCCGCCATCTGATCATCGTTGGGACGAGATATTGATTATTTGATTTCCGATATTTCAGGCAATTGGTGTTCAGGGCACCGAGAACGGCGGCGTTACTGTCACCACTAAGAAGACCAGCGCTCCCCAGCAGCCCGCTAAGACCTTCGTTAACGTGAACTACGGCCCCAAGACCTCCACCCGCAAGTAAGCAGACACCGCTTATTCTCATTGACGAGATCTGGGCCATTGCGCTGGAACGAGTTGAGAACCGCGACGTGTCAGACATGGCTGACTGGAGATCAGGATCTACAAGGGTGTTGCCGACGTCACCGCTAAGAACAACTACCGTGGTGACATCCGTGAGGACGCTGTTACCCGTGTCAGCGCCATCCGCCGCTCGCAGAAGCCCAAGAAGGAGACCCCTGCCAGGAAGCCCCGGGGTGCTCAGGCCAAGAAGGCCGCCGCTGAGAAGTCGGAGTAAATCCATTAAAGAACGAATGGTCTATTGAGTTGTCCGGAGACGGAAGGGTCATATAAAAAGATAGGCGTGGTTTTGAAAGAAAGAATCATGAAAGCGCCATGCTGGACCAGGGCAAAAGCGTCCATGTAATTTAGCAGTAATGCTACCGGGTTCTTTCCCAACAGGATCGAAcaaaacaagagaaaaattataaaaaaaaaatagctCAAAAAGAACGCACCATATGGAGATCCGGAGTAGGGCACCATGGGCAGGAAGCAATCGTCATAAGCGCTTTTAATTGCTCTCAACTTACCTCGGGAAAATAATCAGCCTGGTTGACATCTACACACGTAGATTGCCGTCTCTTTATCGAATTCGCAGGCCGTTCGTCGGGCCGAAGGGAGATACTTCTACTGGTTCCATAGTCAGAACTGCCCGTTTCTTTGCCGTCGGTCTTGCGGTTCTCCCGCCTTTTCCCGACAGAGACGCTGGGTCAGTGATGGATGAATTCGGCTTTGATAGTCGGGGATGACTTCAATTAGTCTCAGGGCACGACAGCGCGAAAATTGCCGGGATTCAGCGTGCTACAATTGGTTGTTCGTGGGGGTAGTCCGGAGGAAGTGTCCATAAGGGTACCTgacatcgtcatcgtccaCTGTGCTACGTGCTATTAGtgctccgtactccgtagggAGTGTTCCATAGCCGGCCGGAGAAGACAGAGAGCTTTCCCACCCTCTCCACATGTGATCTGCCCAGTCCGATttcctcctcccctcccccgtCTGGAGTAATTGGGATATAAATACCCTCTGGATCATCGTGTAATCATCCACTGTAGATTCTTTACTGTGCCTAGAAATTGCTTCTTTTTAGACTGAGTTTGGTGAGTACTTGGCTACAAGTCACTGCCCGTTTGATTCACCGTGACGCTCTTTGCTTTCCCCGCGTGGTGGGATGGACCCCTCCTTCTCTCCGCCCGGCAGCTTTTCTTCTTATAGACCTGTCCCAGctgtcctcttctcttccatttTCATCACTGACCCTCTTCTTCGTTATCCATCAAAGACAGATATCCATCTAATCCCCCTTCTGCcttatcatcatcatccatcatggTCAAAGCTGGTTAGTATCAATTACTCCTCTATCTAGATATAACAGCTCTGTTTGCTGACTCGTTCCTGATAGCTGTTCTTGGTGCCTCGGGTGGCATTGGCCAGGTTCGATTCCCTTGTCCTCATCTGTCCTGTCGAGAAACTAACCATCGTTGCTCGTCTCATAGCCCTTGTCTCTCCTCCTGAAGGCATGCCCTCTCGTTGACGAGCTTGCTCTCTACGATGTTGTCAACACCCCCGGTGTCACTGCTGATCTCTCCCACATCTCCTCCGTCGCTGTACGTGATAATATCTGGTGTTCTCCCGGTGTCTGCTCAGCTTTGTCTGTGCTAACATGCGTGACAGAAAATCTCCGGTTACTTGCCTAAGGAAGACGGCTTGAAGCACGCTCTGACTGGCACTGATGTCGTTGTCATCCCTGCTGGCATTCCCCGTTAGTATCTCCTTTTACTTGCTGGCTGGTGATCTTTTCCATTGACTTCGACGATTTCAGGCAAACCTGGCATGACCCGTGATGACCTGTTCAAGGTTAACGCCGGCATTGTCCGCGATCTCGTCAAGGGCATTGCCGAGTTCTCCCCCAAGGCTTTCGTTCTGATCATCTCCAACCCCGTCAACTCGACCGTCCCTATTGCCGCTGAGGTGCTCAAAGCCGCTGGCGTCTTTGACCCTAAGCGCCTCTTCGGTGTGACCACCCTCGACGTTGTCCGCGCTGAGACCTTCGTCCAAGAATACTCTGGCCAGAAGGACCCCTCCAAGGCCCAGATCCCCGTTGTTGGTGGTCACTCTGGCGAGACCATTGTTCCCCTCTTCAGCAAGGCTTCCCCCTCTCTGAACATCCCCGCCGACAAGTATGACGCTCTTGTCAACCGTAAGTCCCAACATATAGTTTTCTCTTCAAACTGCTTCGATTTCAGATCCGTTGATATGGTTTGCAGGTGTCCAATTCGGTGGTGATGAGGTCGTCAAAGCCAAGGATGGCGCTGGTTCCGCTACCCTGTCTATGGCTTTTGCTGGCTACAGGTCCGAATCCTCAACCTTCTACCAGAAAACAGTGATCATAAGTACTGACCATCCAGTTAGATTCGCTGAGGCTGTTATCAAGGCCCTCAGAGGCGAGACCGGTATCGTCGAGCCCACTTTCGTTTACTTGCCCGGCATTGCTGGTGGTGACGAGATCGCTAAGGCAACTGGTGTCGAATTCTTCTCTACTCTTGTGACCCTCGGAGTAAGCAAGGTCCATCCCGAAACATATAGATCAAGTCTAGCTAACACTATATACAGGCCAACGGTGCCGAAAAGGTCACCAACGTTCTCGCCGGTGTCACCgaccaggagaagaagctccTTGAAGCTTGCACCAAGGGCCTCAAGGGCAACATCGAAAAGggcatcgacttcatcaagAACCCCCCACAAAAGTAAATGTTCACCCCCGTCCATCCCCGCTTTACAGTCAGTAATTCACTTCGTTGCCGCACTCCTATCACCGCCGGACCCCATTTGTTGGTGTTCGTTCACACACCCGGACGTGGAAAGAGCCTCACTAATCATTGACATCACGGAAAGATAGGCTTTAAACGCATGATATGTATTAGACGGTGAAATTAATCTGGCCGACGGTCGTTCTGATAACGCACGCTATGCAGAAATGAAATGAAATAGTTTTTTATCTGCCCTGTTCCAATTCCTGTAAAAGTAAATAGTTTCATGATTATCGAATCGTACGGGTTTCCCCGAGCACCTGGCCAGATAGCTGTCCTGCAGCGGTGTGATATAGGCCTTTATCGTGACTCCCAAGTGTTACTTGCAGGCGAGTTCAATCGTGCATCTGCTCTCACGGCTTGGATTGGATAGTCTTTATTTGGAATGTTGCCGCCGGCAGTTCCGAAGTCTCTGCTTGTACTGAAGTGCTGATTCCCATGTTTGCGAGAGCTCCTCGAATGACGCCGCATGGGAAATACAAGTACTATACCGGGGGATTGTTAGCTTCTTGAACGAGCCTGAACGAGAGTGAGGACTAAATGGACGCTCCCTACCGCTTGTGCCATAGCTACTGCCTCGGTCCGAACAGCCATACTCATTCTCGAGAATGGGCGAAAAGCTTGATCGGTCAAAACATAGACACCCTGCATGAGAGCGCATTAGTTCCTGTAATCATACAGCAAAGTCCGTTTTATCATGCGGGTCTAGCAGTCCACGTTGACGTACCCGATGGTTTGTCTTGAGATTGTCGATTTGCTTCCGGAAGAGAATTGTCCAGAGATCTTTGCACAGGAATTTGATTACGTCGAGGTTATCGGCAAAACGAGGACGGTCGCGGGAGAATCTACTCGCAGAATGATCCAAGATCCCATATGTCAGCTATGATATGTACGCATAA
This sequence is a window from Aspergillus chevalieri M1 DNA, chromosome 5, nearly complete sequence. Protein-coding genes within it:
- a CDS encoding U2 snRNP complex subunit HSH49 (COG:A;~EggNog:ENOG410PHEN;~InterPro:IPR000504,IPR035979,IPR034159,IPR034158, IPR012677;~PFAM:PF00076;~go_function: GO:0003676 - nucleic acid binding [Evidence IEA]) produces the protein MSGARHWEQDKEATVYIGNLDERISDSLVWELMLQAGRIVNVHLPKDRVTQSHQGYGFVEFISEEDAEYASRIMNGIRLYGKPIRVNKASADKQKAVEIGAELFVGNLDPMVTEQVLYDTFGRFGSLTSLPKIARDDNNLSKGYGFVSFGEFESSDAAIANMNGQYLMNKQVSVQYAYKKDGKGERHGDEAERTLAAQARKHNVRPSTQQIPPPFPAPTPPVMPTVMANGDASRPMNTAPPVAPANAGFHNVPPPQASRPVPPPTSLATLPPGLPARPPPSQAGYGGPPQGFIPPGFAGPGQQPSFPPQAAPPPGFTPPGFGPPAGNPGPPPPLPQGFQPAGFGRGR
- a CDS encoding DUF2015 domain-containing protein (BUSCO:EOG09265I7S;~COG:S;~EggNog:ENOG410PR51;~InterPro:IPR018559;~PFAM:PF09435;~TransMembrane:1 (o6-22i)); this encodes MGYFLYFLSFCVIVCGTALYLTRSRWLPLLPVPDYIYQRLPSSFTGDLEAGLSSSQFDITANVADGDLRAGLDEAGKLEVKRIMKSQKVDFDEARRIYTQQRFAKHNIGPDGRPRDPKFVSFS
- a CDS encoding 60S ribosomal protein L28 (COG:J;~EggNog:ENOG410PR32;~InterPro:IPR002672,IPR029004;~PFAM:PF01778;~go_component: GO:0005840 - ribosome [Evidence IEA];~go_function: GO:0003735 - structural constituent of ribosome [Evidence IEA];~go_process: GO:0006412 - translation [Evidence IEA]) — protein: MAAVTNVSNDLVWLLTRNSNSFLVKGRGADRPQLSRDPLNLQNQHSYKYAGYANSKAIGVQGTENGGVTVTTKKTSAPQQPAKTFVNVNYGPKTSTRKIYKGVADVTAKNNYRGDIREDAVTRVSAIRRSQKPKKETPARKPRGAQAKKAAAEKSE
- the MDH1_1 gene encoding malate dehydrogenase, cytoplasmic (COG:C;~EggNog:ENOG410PGH8;~InterPro:IPR015955,IPR001236,IPR036291,IPR010097, IPR001252,IPR022383;~PFAM:PF00056;~go_function: GO:0003824 - catalytic activity [Evidence IEA];~go_function: GO:0016491 - oxidoreductase activity [Evidence IEA];~go_function: GO:0016615 - malate dehydrogenase activity [Evidence IEA];~go_function: GO:0016616 - oxidoreductase activity, acting on the CH-OH group of donors, NAD or NADP as acceptor [Evidence IEA];~go_function: GO:0030060 - L-malate dehydrogenase activity [Evidence IEA];~go_process: GO:0005975 - carbohydrate metabolic process [Evidence IEA];~go_process: GO:0006099 - tricarboxylic acid cycle [Evidence IEA];~go_process: GO:0006108 - malate metabolic process [Evidence IEA];~go_process: GO:0055114 - oxidation-reduction process [Evidence IEA]); this translates as MVKAAVLGASGGIGQPLSLLLKACPLVDELALYDVVNTPGVTADLSHISSVAKISGYLPKEDGLKHALTGTDVVVIPAGIPRKPGMTRDDLFKVNAGIVRDLVKGIAEFSPKAFVLIISNPVNSTVPIAAEVLKAAGVFDPKRLFGVTTLDVVRAETFVQEYSGQKDPSKAQIPVVGGHSGETIVPLFSKASPSLNIPADKYDALVNRKSQHIVFSSNCFDFRSVDMVCRCPIRW
- the TRS33 gene encoding trafficking protein particle complex subunit (BUSCO:EOG09263RY2;~COG:U;~EggNog:ENOG410PKMP;~InterPro:IPR024096,IPR037992,IPR007194;~PFAM:PF04051;~go_process: GO:0043087 - regulation of GTPase activity [Evidence IEA];~go_process: GO:0048193 - Golgi vesicle transport [Evidence IEA]), whose translation is MSFDAPGSPFGPSDPQAHLLSASCLDLLLIELVPMAERLAKDLSTNDGKQPDDEEVRETTFFRLESLGYRVGQGLAERFSRDRPRFADNLDVIKFLCKDLWTILFRKQIDNLKTNHRGVYVLTDQAFRPFSRMSMAVRTEAVAMAQAYLYFPCGVIRGALANMGISTSVQAETSELPAATFQIKTIQSKP